From the genome of Salvelinus fontinalis isolate EN_2023a chromosome 20, ASM2944872v1, whole genome shotgun sequence, one region includes:
- the LOC129817678 gene encoding zinc finger protein 106-like isoform X3: MYVEQDLDAELLSKVRERNKELHKMEKKKKRKKRKLNLKMEAQQNPEKQKAPTRKCPKQPKGQALKWRPQVAKLKVAKSKTPKNLPKEKKPQQKTLSQPLSGKMVQNKENRLACKLKCLPPSQPATPQGQSGAQPPWPEFRGPPGGTCHPYSEQHTLSTLSQPHQVGSDDNPPISGSPDVQGLGTSVRGRGFKASRPNTFNKSLRGAGVNPVTPPPGQLRWPKSSQLGYEFYGQAPSRPTPRKTQDMDFTSDHLPSKGAIIFSPGEGLPGSSTAPVSTSSSGPSGQGDKGRIRSVDVTVMLRQVRRALRMREPPRASSVTPTLATTRGHRGGAEVEAEESLTRRTQRTKCGEAATLSSSAVSQFTSLPATTTSLQSPQVSTTRSVASSETWPLPGNEAKRGSNRYPKVKENSNSQPTKEGAGLASDTYGPGSSQTNPQECSTVPRLSTLPRPTSLKRDLTRRISKPGAHEPNLNAARRIRKGEGEKEMGTGAGLKPTLKKLLSSAGSQRKVNWREMYQEANRKKQEKVKGMPRFGIELVNPLSDPEGLALDEDEDLPLTEGFQWESAFPDGAPPPAALPTPSLPQAMPASDVIREQPSEARTLGSEQPSTALRGSKSSRAPQSSCVKTEPEQYREAGVDSEQSQLNTKRKKKKRKVDSDLLDTSGVDQSGKKQKVKSNSENVQVDQLLAVSLMEEELSGSLHSLDTSLIQARNTLQVAYTEVQRLLLVKQQVTTEINGLRAKRIEILQGMQGAVAAATVPTHHPSLLPLSNLCIPSPTGPTSAAPLSPYPNLTPAYPSTSSAIPILNPTPSTSVNLPVKEEPVSLNSQFRATPSRSPVISYPLVNPPSTTPVVVPSPLPIPITAKSPSTTVALPATTPPAVATLGQQRVVGSSISVSSSTKKLRRQKKQSKEKATRMTKSKREDIQDQSSTASSTTSDSEDWEDQEGLTLTSVHLTQGRKDPLLGQEKDGGKGGDEGDSDCYVETVTVERQPRSNMDVVAIDDSDVEEEPEAIVPHTPAPAQLPSTPPAPPRSVCVEVNSSGTQTVVVKEDRKDVKLTDTSYGKMKLRPVTVKEKPSPPKCADVAEEQEPSLGSFEGHTGTVHDLQIHGGFLYTCSGDNTARAYCLVSKACQAVFEGHTNKINCLLVSSLPGLPARLYTGSSDLTIRCFSIKSKKCLEQISLSDRVLCLHIHWNILYVGLANGSVVSFEVKTQRQLDVFECHGPRGVSCLGTSQEGARRVLLVGSYDSTISVRDAKSGLLLRSLQGHTKTVLCMKVVNDLVFSGSSDTAVHAHNIHTGELVRIYKGHSHAVTALAILGKVMVTACLDKLVRVYELQSHDRLQVYGGHHDMVMCMAIHKSVIYTGCYDGTVQAVKLNLMQNYRCWWHGCSLIFGMGEHLLQHLLTVHSNPHLQTFKCRWRNCDAAFANQDSSHLDLPSHMQKHVEMDSKLKT, from the exons GAAAAAGAAAAAGAGGAAGAAAAGGAAACTAAATCTAAAAATGGAAGCGCAGCAAAACCCGGAAAAGCAGAAAGCTCCCACACGGAAATGTCCCAAGCAGCCAAAGGGACAAGCACTGAAATGGAGACCGCAAGTAGCAAAACTAAAAGTAGCTAAATCGAAAACACCAAAAAACCTGCCCAAAGAGAAGAAACCCCAGCAGAAGACATTATCACAGCCGCTCAGTGGTAAGATGGTGCAAAACAAGGAGAACAGGCTCGCCTGTAAACTCAAGTGTCTGCCCCCCAGTCAGCCAGCCACACCGCAGGGGCAGAGTGGAGCTCAGCCTCCCTGGCCAGAGTTTAGGGGACCCCCAGGTGGAACATGCCACCCCTATAGTGAACAACACACCCTGTCCACATTGTCCCAGCCCCATCAAGTTGGCAGTGATGACAATCCTCCAATTTCTGGCAGTCCTGACGTCCAGGGCCTGGGCACtagtgtcagaggaagaggctTCAAAGCTAGCAGGCCCAATACATTTAATAAGAGCCTTAGAGGAGCCGGAGTAAATCCTGTGACGCCACCACCAGGCCAGCTGAGGTGGCCTAAAAGCAGCCAGTTGGGTTACGAGTTCTATGGGCAGGCACCCAGTAGGCCCACCCCCAGAAAGACCCAGGATATGGACTTCACTAGTGATCACCTACCTTCAAAAGGAGCAATCATTTTCAGCCCAGGGGAGGGACTTCCTGGTAGTTCCACTGCCCCCGTCTCTACCTCCAGCTCGGGTCCCTCTGGTCAGGGTGACAAGGGCCGGATACGGAGCGTGGACGTCACTGTGATGCTGCGTCAGGTCCGGAGAGCCCTGAGGATGAGGGAGCCACCAAGAGCCTCTTCCGTCACCCCGACTCTCGCCACAACTCGGGGCCATCGCGGGGGGGCGGAGGTTGAGGCCGAGGAGAGCCTAACCAGAAGGACACAGAGGACCAAGTGCGGAGAGGCAGCCACACTTTCCAGCTCCGCAGTCAGCCAGTTCACCAGCCTCCCCGCCACCACCACCTCCCTGCAGTCCCCACAGGTTAGCACTACCAGATCTGTGGCTTCAAGTGAAACTTGGCCTCTCCCTGGCAACGAAGCTAAACGAGGATCAAACCGATACCCCAAGGTAAAGGAAAACAGTAACTCACAACCGACTAAGGAAGGTGCGGGATTGGCTTCAGACACATACGGTCCGGGTAGCAGCCAAACCAATCCCCAGGAATGTTCAACTGTGCCCCGACTGAGCACCCTTCCACGACCCACCTCCCTGAAGAGGGACTTGACCCGACGTATCAGCAAACCTGGAGCCCACGAGCCTAACCTGAATGCAGCTCGCCGGATACGGAAGggcgagggagagaaggagatggggacAGGGGCGGGGCTCAAACCCACACTGAAGAAGCTGCTCAGCTCAGCGGGGTCACAGAGGAAGGTCAACTGGAGGGAGATGTACCAGGAGGCCAACCGGAAGAAGCAGGAGAAAGTCAAAGGCATGCCCAG GTTTGGCATTGAACTGGTGAACCCCCTCTCTGACCCAGAGGGCCTGGCCCTGGATGAAGACGAGGACCTCCCCCTAACAGAGGGCTTCCAATGGGAGTCTGCCTTCCCCGACGGAGCGCCGCCCCCTGCAGCCctacccactccctctctcccacaggcAATGCCTGCTAGTGATGTCATCAGAGAGCAACCGTCAGAGGCTCGGACACTGGGATCGGAGCAGCCTAGCACTGCACTGCGGGGTAGCAAGTCATCCCGAGCCCCTCAGTCTTCATGTGTGAAGACTGAACCAGAGCAGTACAGGGAGGCAGGAGTGGACAGTGAACAGAGCCAGTTGAATACAAAGAGGAAAAAGAAGAAGCGGAAAGTG GATAGTGACTTGTTAGACACCTCTGGTGTGGATCAGAGTGGGAAAAAGCAAAAGGTTAAGTCAAACAGCG AGAATGTCCAGGTGGACCAGCTGCTAGCCGTGTCTCTGATGGAGGAGGAGCTGAGCGGCTCCCTACATAGCCTGGACACCTCCCTGATCCAGGCCCGCAACACCCTGCAGGTCGCCTACACAGAGGTGCAGCGCCTCCTACTGGTCAAACAGCAG GTTACCACAGAGATTAACGGTCTCCGAGCCAAGCGTATTGAGATCCTGCAGGGGATGCAAGGGGCAGTGGCAGCGGCTACGGTGCCTACCCACCACCCCTCACTCCTTCCTCTGTCCAACCTCTGTATCCCCTCCCCCACTGGGCCCACATCTGCGGCACCCTTGTCGCCCTATCCCAATTTGACCCCGGCttacccctctacctcctctgccATACCCATCCTAAACCCCACCCCCTCCACCTCAGTGAACCTGCCTGTCAAAGAAGAGCCTGTCTCTCTCAACAGCCAGTTTCGCGCCACCCCCTCACGCAGTCCTGTCATTTCCTATCCCCTCGTGAAccctccctccaccacccctGTCGTCGTTCCCTCACCTCTACCCATCCCCATAACCGCCAAATCCCCTTCCACCACAGTGGCCCTTCCTGCTACTACACCACCTGCTGTTGCGACACTCGGCCAGCAGAGGGTGGTGGGTAGCTCCATCTCAGTGTCCTCCAGCACCAAGAAGCTGAGAAGGCAAAAGAAGCAGAGCAAGGAGAAGGCAACCAGGATGACCAAGTCAAAGCGGGAAGACATTCAAGACCAGAGTTCAACCGCCAGTTCCACCACCAGTGACTCTGAGGACTGGGAGGACCAAGAGGGGCTCACCCTCACTTCTGTCCACCTCACACAGGGGCGGAAAGACCCTCTATTGGGGCAGGAGAAGGACGGGGGTAAAGGGGGTGACGAAGGAGACAGCGACTGCTACGTTGAGACAGTCACTGTAGAGCGCCAGCCGAGATCCAACATGGACGTCGTCGCCATCGATGACTCGGACGTCGAGGAGGAGCCGGAGGCCATTGTTCCACACACCCCTGCTCCCGCACagctcccctccacccctcctgccCCAcctaggtctgtgtgtgtggaggtgaaCTCTAGCGGTACCCAGACAGTCGTGGTAAAGGAGGACCGTAAGGACGTCAAACTAACAGACACCAGCTACGG CAAAATGAAGTTACGCCCTGTAACTGTGAAAGAGAAACCTAGTCCCCCAA AGTGTGCCGACGTGGCTGAGGAGCAGGAGCCGTCTCTGGGGAGCTTCGAGGGCCACACTGGCACCGTCCATGACCTCCAGATCCACGGGGGCTTCTTGTATACATGTTCAGGGGATAACACAGCACGAGCATATTGCCTAGTG AGCAAAGCGTGCCAAGCGGTGTTTGAGGGCCACACCAACAAGATCAACTGCCTGCTGGTGTCATCTCTGCCCGGCCTGCCAGCACGTCTCTACACCGGCTCCAGTGACCTCACCATCCGCTGCTTCAGCATCAAG TCAAAGAAGTGCCTTGAGCAGATCTCTCTGTCCGACCGGGTGCTGTGTCTGCACATTCACTGGAACATCCTGTACGTAGGCCTGGCAAATGGATCTGTGGTCAGCTTTGAGGTCAAG ACCCAGAGGCAGCTGGATGTGTTCGAGTGCCACGGCCCACGGGGGGTGAGCTGCCTGGGCACATCCCAGGAGGGAGCGCGGCGGGTGCTGCTAGTGGGCTCTTACGACAGCACCATCAGCGTACGTGACGCCAAGAGCGGTCTGCTGCTGCGCTCACTGCAGGGCCACACCAAGACCGTCCTCTGTATGAAG GTGGTGAATGACCTGGTCTTCAGCGGCTCCAGTGATACGGCTGTACACGCCCACAACATCCAC ACGGGTGAGCTGGTCCGTATCTATAAGGGTCACAGCCATGCAGTCACAGCGTTAGCCATCTTAGGGAAGGTTATGGTGACAGCCTGCCTGGACAAGTTGGTGCGCGTCTACGAGTTACAG